One region of Gossypium raimondii isolate GPD5lz chromosome 6, ASM2569854v1, whole genome shotgun sequence genomic DNA includes:
- the LOC128041943 gene encoding metacaspase-9-like yields MATECKKRAVLVGCNYPNTINKLSGCVNDAKAMREMIVSRFGFDSENVELLTDEPESTCKPTRANIMAALKKMVVAAKEGDVLLFHFSGHGLVHRIDPHQPPNEGEAIVPCDLNPIFDVDLGQLIQLLPSGSSFTIVSDSCHSGGLIDKSKEQIGPHSTLRGIAPPVDYKTRGISLATLFQCLQTAANVIIATQDLFPTRALGNAINTGTDNMTGIGSLLTTIFGNNVSLKFLPHYERDILNLRSLTEDEGILLSGCQANELSIDMPASEKTGGKAFGAFTYSVLKVIKESELGALTNRQLVVKARNEIIKLGIGQQHPCLYCSDENADAAFLGHQPNTTTGA; encoded by the exons ATGGCCACCGAATGTAAGAAGAGAGCCGTTCTGGTCGGATGCAACTACCCCAACACCATCAACAAGTTGAGCGGATGCGTAAACGATGCGAAAGCCATGAGAGAAATGATCGTGAGCAGGTTTGGCTTTGATTCCGAAAATGTTGAGCTCCTAACTGATGAGCCAGAGTCCACGTGTAAGCCTACACGTGCAAACATTATGGCTGCACTCAAGAAGATGGTGGTCGCGGCTAAAGAAGGAGATGTCCTGCTTTTCCACTTTAGTGGACATGGACTTGTGCACCGCATTGACCCCCACCAGCCTCCCAACGAGGGTGAAGCAATTGTGCCTTGTGATCTCAATCCCATTTTTG ACGTGGACTTGGGGCAATTGATTCAGCTACTACCAAGTGGATCAAGCTTCACAATCGTTTCGGATTCCTGCCACAGTGGTGGTCTGATTGATAAAAGTAAAGAACAAATTGGACCCCATAGTACTCTAAGGGGTATAGCACCACCTGTTGATTACAAGACTAGGGGCATTTCCTTAGCAACCTTATTCCAGTGCCTACAAACAGCGGCCAACGTCATAATCGCGACACAAGACTTATTTCCCACAAGAGCACTTGGGAATGCCATCAACACTGGAACAGATAATATGACGGGTATTGGCTCTCTTTTGACCACAATCTTTGGGAACAATGTGAGTCTCAAATTCCTACCCCATTATGAGCGTGATATTTTGAATTTGAGGTCACTGACGGAGGATGAGGGAATTCTGTTAAGTGGGTGCCAAGCCAATGAGCTTTCAATTGATATGCCAGCGAGTGAGAAAACCGGAGGAAAGGCGTTTGGGGCCTTTACCTATTCAGTTCTGAAGGTCATCAAGGAGAGCGAATTAGGTGCATTAACCAATAGGCAGCTTGTGGTGAAGGCTAGGAATGAAATAATAAAGCTAGGAATTGGGCAGCAGCACCCTTGCCTTTATTGCAGTGATGAGAATGCTGATGCAGCTTTTCTTGGCCACCAACCCAACACCACTACGGGTGCATAA